The Moorena producens PAL-8-15-08-1 genomic interval ATTATGGAACTAACTCCTATTTAGGTGGGAGGAAAACCGCGCTGGTCGCTGGTTAATGATTACAACCAGCGCGGTTATTAGTTTCAGTCGTCACCTTCTATACTATAGATAAATTCTCGAAAAAATGCAAGGGCTAATTAAAACTATTTACATTTATTTCCAAATAAAAAAAATAGAAATTTTTAAACTCATTTTTTTTTAAATCTAGTTTTTTTTGAGATAAAAATTTTAAATTAATTGTAATCATTTTTGTTCCCTGTTCCCAGATCCGCTGTTCCCTGTTCCCTTTTACTACTCCCTACTCCCTACTCCATTTTTAGAACAGAAGAGGGATATTGATGTAGGGTCGGCAGTGCCAAAGATAAATTAAGAGTAGCTGGCGATAGCATTAGTAGGCACTGCCCACCGGGCGAATCAATCACAAAGCGAGAATATTAATGTAGGGTGGGCAGTGCAAAAGATAGATAACAGCAGCTGGCGATAGCATTAGTAGGCACTGCCCACCGGGCGAATCAATCACAAAGCGAGAATATTGATGTGGGGTGGGCAGTGCCAAAGATAAATAACAGCAGCTGGCGATAGCATTAGTAGGAATTGCCCACCCTACTAACTTTAAAATAGCGAATCAATCACAAAGCGAGAATATTGATGTAGGGTGGGCAGTGCAAAAGATAAATAACAGTAGCTGGCGATAGCATTAGTAGGCACTGCCCACCCTACTAACTTTAAAATAGCGAATCAATCACAAAGCGAGAATATTGATGTGGGGTGGGCAGTGCAAAAGATAAATAACAGTAGCTGGCGATAGCATTAGTAGACACTGCCCACCCTACTAACTAACTCCCTAAAACCCAGACATTTTTACCTGACCGAATTGAAAACCTCTGTATACTGAAATTGTGAGTCATCTCCTTCAACAATGGAATTATTCGCTGCTGCCGTTTTCGCTATTGCTACTGTGCTCGCCACTAAAGCCTTAGAAAAAACTGGGAAAAATGTCGGGCAAGTTGTCTGGGACAATACTAGCCAGTTTGTGGAATCCCTGAGAAACCAGTATCCAGATACAGTAACTGCGTTCGCTAGCCAACGCCCTTCGGGCTAATCGCAAAAGCTCCAGACAATCTCTTGATTATGCCGAAGTGGTATTAGAAGTAGAAGCAGCAGCGAAACAAAATCCGGAAGTTGTCCAAAGTATCGAGCATTTAGTGACTACTAGTGAAAATTACAACATTGATAATATGAATAACCAAACTCGATTCAATCAAGCTCCTCCACTACCTCCTTATTATGTCAAACGCCCGGAAGTAAGCGAACAACTAAAACAAATCCTTTTATCTGAAGAAACAGCAAAAGCTGGTACTTTAGTTGTTAGTGCTATCTATGGCTTAGGAGGCATTGGTAAATCTACCATTACTGCGGCGTTAGCCCATGACGAGGAGGTTCAATCTCATTTTCCTGATGGGATTTTTTGGGCAACCTTAGGTCAGCAACCTGATATCTTATCCTTTCTAAGTAGCTGGATACAGCAATTAGGAGATTATGATTTCAAACCGATTAACACTGAGGCCGCTTCTTTACAACTAAAAACATTATTATCCGATAAAAAAGCCTTACTAGTAGTGGATGATGTTTGGCATCCTGACCATGTTGAACCCTTTCGAGTGGGAGGGGATGGCTGTGGAGTTTTAGTAACTACCAGAGAAGCCCAGCTTAAAGATGCTATTCCCTATGATTTAGATGTGATGACTCCAAAGCAATCCTTGGAGTTATTAACCTCTTGTTTAAGCAATGAGTTAACTAATCAAGAACTCGATTATGCTGAAAATTTAGCCAAAACCGTCGGCTACTTACCCCTAGCATTAGAATTAGCTGCTGCTCAAGTTAGGGATGGTATGTCTTGGCAGGAGTTACTGGGTGAGTTAGAAGATTTAATTGTTGGTGTAGAAGCTTTAGATCGATTGAAAGCGGAGGAAGAGCCAAGTGACGCTAAGCGTAAAAACTACAGTCTAGTGGCTTCCTTTAATCTCAGTTTAAAGGGATTATCCGACGACGAGAGGTTGAAAAACTTTGCTTGGTTAGGGATACTGCCCGAGGATGTTTCCATTACTGAAACCATGGCGACAACCTTATGGGATTGTAATTTAGTTGAAGCCAAAGATACCTTAAGATACTTACGACAAAAAGCCTTATTACTACCAGGGTTATCTACTACACCAGAAACTAACTATCGCCTCCATGACTTGTTACATGATTTAGCCCGTAGTCTGGTACAATCAGAGCTAGGATTATCAATACCCTCAGCTCATCAACAATTATTAGAACGTTATCAAACTAAAACCGATAAGGGATTATGGCATACCTTACCCGATGATGGTTATATCTATAACTACTTAACTTGGCATCTAGAGAAAGCTAAAAAAATTAATGACATTCATCAACTCCTGAAAGAAGAAACGCCAGCAGGAGATAACGGTTGGTATTGGCAGTGTGATAGACAGGGAAAAACTGCCAATTTTATCAAGGATGTATCGAGAGCTTGGGCAATAGCAGCAGATAATTTTACAGAAAATCCCACAGAATCCATTAGTCTACAGTGTCGGTATGCTCTGATTACCACATCCATCAACAGCTTGGCTAGAAATATTGCTCCAAAGTTAATGGCAGCATTACTGGAGAATAATATCTGGACCCCAGCTCAGGCACTAGCTTATGTGCGACAGAATAAAGATTCTAGTAGTCAAGTAAGGGGTTTGGAGGCAATTAGTGAGTATCTTCCCCCTTCTTTATTATCGGAAGCTTTAGACGTTGCTAGAGCCATTCGCAATAGATACCATCAAGCTAATGCCTTAATAGCTTTAGCCCCCCATTTTCCAGAAGTGTTACCAGAAGCCTTAGATTGCGTCAGGAGGATTGGGGATGAATACTACCGAGCTTTAGCCTTTAGAGCCTTAGTCCCCCACTTACCTCATGTGTTGTTACCCCAAGCCTTAGATTCCGCCAAAGCCTTTGAGAATGGAAACCAGCGAGCAATAGCCTTAAGAGCCTTAGCCCCCCACTTACCTCATGTGTTGTTACCCCAAGCCTTAGATTCCGCCAAAGCCTTTGAGAATGGAAACCAGCGAGCAATAGCCTTAATCGCCTTAGCCCCCCACTTCCCGGAAGTATTACCAGAAGCCCTAGATTTCGCCAAAGCCATTCTGAATGGAAACCAGCGAACAAGAGATTTAACAGCCTTAGCAGGCCACTTCCCGGAAGTGTTACCCGAAGCCTTAGATTCCGCCAGAGCCATTCGGGATGAACCAGACCGAGTCGATGCCTTAGGAGCCTTAGCTGTTCACTTTCCGGAAGTGTTACCAGAAGCCTTAGATGGTGCCAGAACCCTTGGGAATGAACAAGACCAAGCCGATAGCTTCGGCTATGCCTACAACCTCTATCTCTTTCAATTAAAATTGAACCACAATATAGACGTACCGGAGCGACACAAGCGAAGAGCAAAAGTCTTAAAGAACTTAGCCCCCTACTTACCGGAAGTATTCTTAGCCCAAGCCTTAGAGGTTGCCAAGGGGGTTCGGGATGAATACTGGCGAGCCGATGCCTTAATTGCCTTAACTGCCCACTTCCCGGAAGTGTTACCAGAAGCCTTAAATGCTGCCAAAGCCATTCAGGATCAAGAATACCGAGCCGAGGCCTTAAAAGAGTTAGCCTCCCATTTACCGGAAGTGTTGTTACACCAAGCCTTAGATTACGCCAGAGGCCTTGGGAATGAACAAGACCGAGCTGAGGCTTTAATCCTATTTGTCTTTAACTTACCGGAAGTGTTCTTAGACCAAGAAGTCTTACGTTACGTCCCACGGATTGGGCATGAATACTTGCAACGCTATGCTTTAATCGGCTTAGTCCCCCACTTCCCGGAATTGTTACCAGAAACCTTAGATTACTTCAGAGCCCTTGAGTCTGAATCCGAGCGAGCCGAGGCCTTAATCGCCTTAGCCCCCCACTTCCCCCAAGGGTTATTACCAGAAGCCTTAGATTGCGCCAGAACCATTCGGGATGAAAACCAGCGAGCAAGAGCCTTAATCGCCTTAGCCTTCCAGGTACCGGAATTGTTACCAGAAGCCTTAGATGGGGCCAAAGCCATTCGGGATCAAAACCAGCGAGCTGATGTCTTAATCGGCTTAGCCCCTTACTTACCGGAACTTTTACCCCAAGCCTTAGACCTTGCCAGAGGGATTCGAGATGAATACAAGCGAGCTAATGCCTTAATCACTTTAGCTCCCCACTTCCCGGAAGTTTTTGAATCCCTCCGAACCGAAGCCTTAGACGTTACCAGAGCCATTCGGGATCAATTCCAACGACCCCATGCCTTTATCGCCTTAGCCCCCCACTTACCGGAACTGTTACCAGAAGCCTTAGATTTGACCAGAGCCATGGCAAATCAATACAAGCGAGCCGAGGCCTTAATCGCCTTAGTGCCCTACTTACCCGAAACGTTGTTACAACAAGCCTTAGATTGCACCAAAACTTTTTGGGATAAATCCCTCCGAGCCAATGCTTTAATCGGCTTAGCTCCCCACTTACCCGATGTGTTGTTACAGCAAGTTTTAGATTACACCAGAACCTTTGATTATCAATCCCTCCGAGTCGATTTCTTAATCGGCTTAGCTCCTCACTTACCCGATGTGTTGTTACAGCAAGTCTTAGATGACGCTAGAGGGATTTCGGATGAATCCTACCGAGCCAATACCTTAATCGCCTTAGCCCCCCACTTACCTGATGTGTTGTTACAGCAAGCCTTAGATGACGCTAGAGGGATTTCGGATGAATACTTCCGAGCTAATGCCTTAGGAGCCTTAGCCCCCCACTTACCGGAACTATTACCAGAAGCCTTAGATTCCGCCAGAGCCATTCGGAATCAATACCACCGAGCCTATGCCTTAATCGGTTTAGCTCCCCACTTACCGGAACTGTTACCAGAAGCCTTAGATAGCATCAGAGCCATTCCCAATCCATCCTCCCGAGCCTATGCCTTAATCCGCTTAGCCCCCCATTTTCCAGAAGTGTTACCAGAAGTCTTAGATTGTGTCAGAGCCGAGTATGACTACGAACGAGTTGATCTCTTAATTGACTTAGCCCCCCACTTACCGCCAGTGTTCTTAGGCCAAGCCTTCGATTGCGCCAAAGCCATTCAGCATCGATCCTGGCGAGCCAATGCCTTGGGGGGCTTAGAACCCTACTTACCGGAAGTGTTGTTACCAGAAGCCTTAAATGCCGTCGGATTAGATAATTTGCTGAAGAAATTAAATCCTTCGTTGGTTGATTTTTCTGATTGGCAACAACTTCTTAATTGTTTAGCTCGTCTAACCCGTCCCCAATTTGTTTACCATCTTCCTCAATTAGCTCCTTTAATCATCGAGCTTGGAGGTATTGAAGCCCTAAGAGAAACGGTGGCAGCGGTTGAAGATGTTAGGCGATGGTGGAGGTAGGGAATTTAGAATTTAGAATGAAGAATGAAGAATGAAGAATGAAGAATGAAGAATGAAGAATGAAGAATTTAGCATCGTGAATTAGGCTTCGATGCTGGGACTTAACACTATCAATTCAGATACTTACTCACAAATTCTGCTGGAGTTAAGCACTCAAACTCTGCTGTTTTTTGGGCTAATACTTTAATTAACTTATGATTAGCAGATATAAAACATTGAGATTGACCAAGTTTCGCTGTCAGATAAACCCCAACATCTTCACGAGGTATTATCCCCAAAGCTTCAATTTTAGCTAATTCAGATCTAATTTTACAGTATTTCTCAATGGGCTGAGGTACTTGGTTTTAGGCAACAGCGAATAAAAGAACAGCAGATCTGGGAGTAGCGATGCCGCCTGTTTTCTCCCCCCTGGCGCTAAACCCGATAGCAGTTGTCAATTGGTTGAGCTACAAAACCCCATTGACAACTGCCTGCTGCCTGCTGCCTGCTGCCTTCTGCCTTTTGCCTTTTGCCTTTTGCCTTTTGCCTTCTAAATTCTCCATTCTTCATTCTACATTCTTCATTCTACATTCTGCCTTACTGTTACTTCCATAGAATTTTAGGGAACTATCTAAGTATCACTTAGAGATTGCTTAATCTAGATTGCTTAATCTAGACCAGCAAATATCTCTAAGTAGGTAAGCATAATTATTCACTCTGTGAGATGTAAAACCCAGTCAATCTTTGCTGTATAAAGTTATGATGGCTGGGTTGATTTTTTTATATAATTATCTCTGTAAACAGTTGCGTAGGGTGCGTAAGGGTAGCGGGTGGGTGGTGCGTTACGGGACGGGTTCAGGGGCTCAGAGGCATGAAATCAGAGGCTTTCCGTCCCTAACGCACCCTACTGTTTCCTGTTTACTGTTCCCTGTTTACTGTTCCCTGAAATAACTCTAATCTTACCAAGATAAGCTGCTATGAAAATAATGTACAACGGTCTCCAAGACCTACTCCTGATTAATTTTTACGCTCAGGAAACTAAGCTCGATTTTTTATCTATTGAAATTCCTATACCTGATGCTATAAAAAATTTGACTAACCTGTTTCCCTATAGGATAGGATTACACTTACGTCGAGAATATCGTCATATTGCGATGGCGCTCAGGTCTTTGACGAGTAAAGACCGTCAAGACTATGATGGACTTTTTATCTTTGAAGTTTATCTACAAAATATCTATTTACTTCTCCCCTTACTGGCATGGCATCGCAAACCTGTTTGGATTTGTCTTCACTGGAATCAACAATTAGCCATGCATAGTACCTTAAAGTTTTTTGGCTTACTGTATCTAAAGTTTTTCCTGAACTATTTTAAGGTTAAGGCAGTTTTATTTGAAATTGATGATGATGTTTTACGCAAACGGTTTAGATTACCAGCATCTGCGAAAGTGAAAATACCGATGCCAATCCGGAGCGATGCTTACCCCAATTTAAAGCCAGGAGAAAGGCTGCTTACAGATAATAAAATTAAAATCGGTGTAGTTGGCATGATTCGTAAAGATAAGCCAATAACTAAGCTAATTGAAATCTTGAAATACTATGCTAAATCATCTGACCAAAAATGTGAACTAGTGCTTGGGGTACCATTTTTGCAGAAGCCTAAGGATTTAGATAACTTGGGGGTAACGATGTATGATACAACCACTGAAAAACAATATCTTGATTTGTTAAATGAGGTAGATATTTTAGTAGCTTATTACGAAAAACATCGCTATTATTACCGTACCAGTGGTGTATTGAGTGATGCGGCTTGCTGTGGTTGCTATGTGATTACTTCTGATTATCCAGTACTCAGGCATCAAGTTAATTGGCCAGTCTCTGTAGGTTCAACCTTTAAAACTTTTGAGGAAATTCCATCCTTACTTGATGAAGCTATCTCTTATATTCGGGAGCATGGTCAGGATAACCAGTGGCTTTGGCGAGAAAAAAGAACAGCGGAGGAAATAGCAACTGTTTTTAGCAAAGGGAGTAGGGAGTAGGGAGTAGGGAGTAGGGAGTAGGGAGTAGGGAGTAGGGTGGGCAAAAATAATTTGGTTGTTGTGAGTATTCTAGATTAGATTAGTTTGCCCACCCTACTTTACTTCAAGAATTGCGCACTCGTGCCAATATCGCTTCTATCTGTTCTAGGGGAACGGCACCAGAGAAGGATTCACCATTCATAACAAAGAAGGGTGTGCCACTTAGTCCCAATAGTTCTGCTAGCTGCATGTCTTCTGCAATGGCACTATCAGCTACGTTCCGATCTCGGTTAAACTGCTCTAGGTCTAAATCTAGGGCTTCGGCAATTTCAAGATATAACTCTTCTCCTAATTGCTTTTGATTAGCGAAGAGGGCATCATGGTACTGCCAGAATTTGCCTTGTTGAGTGGCGGCCCAAGCTGCTTGAGCGGCTGGCAGGGCTTGGGGATGAATTCGGATGAGGGGGAAGTGTTTGTAAACTAAGGTGACTTCATCCCCATGGTTTGCTATAAACTCCTTGACGGTGTCGTGAGCTCTGGCACAGAAGGGACACTGAAAGTCTGAGAATTCTACTAGCACAATTTTATCTTCAATGGCGCTAGTGGTGGGGGAGGAACCAATGAAGGCTTGGGGATTGGTTTTGAAGCCCTGCAAGATTGCTTGCTGTTGCTGCTGGCTTTCCCGTTCCAGTTGCTGCTGGTATCTCTGGACCGATTCTAGGATTACTTCTGGGTGGTTGCGGATGACTTCGAGTATTTGTTGTTCTAGTTGAGGAGTAATCTTGGCGGCTGCTGTCGCTGGCAGTGACCAGGTTGAGAGGGACAGGAGTAGTACTAATCCTGTGAGTGATAGGGCTTTCTGGAGAATAGTAAGGAGCTTAGTGACCATGATTTTCTTAAATTTAACCAAGGCATAGGGTATCTCACATCAGGCAACATCGGCAACGGATCGGTAACGGATGGATTAATCGGTGGGATTGTCGGGAATTTGAAGATGTTATTATAATTTTTGCCTAATTCCATGCATTGTGATTCATCATCAAGACGTAATCCTGGCATCCCATAAAAGAGGAAGATGTCTTCCACAGAGGAAGACACCTATAAATGTCTTGATAGTTTTATTATATCTCAATAAATCTATTAGACATCAGGGTTATTTGCACCAGTTATTTGCACAAAATGTATTGATGTTGGTGGTCACTAAAATAGCCCCAAACACGACGCATGTCATTAGTACCAGTGTTAAACTTCCAATCGATATCATTAACTCCTGTGACATACCAGCCAGACCATGAACCATTGAACCAACGAATTTTATAGGCAACAACATCACCGCCCAAAATCTGATGGTCGATCTCTGTATTTAGTCCTTTATACCATCCAGGAGTTTTTCCAGTTGGAGGTAAACCAGACTGGTCAGATCCTTGCAATGTACAAGCAGCTTGAGTGCGAAGTTCATGTTGAATGCAGTCACTTCCACGACAACCATTAGCTGCAAAGGCAGGCTGGGCTGGCAACATGGTTATTGCTGCAACAATCAAAGAACTTAAAACGATCAAGATACTCTTTTTTAGCTTACTCATGCTCTGGTTTACTTTTTACTTCAATTAGGTACTTAGGGCTGGAAATCAGGTGAATCAATCTCACTGACCTTGAACCCTTTTCTAATATCTAAAAAGTATTCCTAGGTCGGCAGTACCCTTAAGGGTACTATTGCCAGGACAGAAAAATTCCTGAGAAGACCACAGGCGGGAAATGAAACAGGCAAGATGCCTGTTCCACCGCGAACAGCCGTCAGTGGTCAGCGCTCAGCTTATTTAATTCAAAAGCACCTCAAGCACTGTGGCACAGGCTTCCAGCCTGTGACCTAACCCATAAGCTAATAGCTCAGAGCTGATAGCTGATAGCTGATAGCTGAAAACTGATAGCTTACGGCTCAAGTCATACTTTATTCCGATTGCAACGGTGCATCCAACACTTTAGTAATGCGATCGCGTGCCCCTTCTAAGTGGGCTAAGCTGGCAGTATCAAGGTTTTTCCCTTGTTTGTTCAAGGTCTTTGCGATCGCATCCCGCAATTGACGGAGTTTATACCGGGCTAACACCCGAGCATCCTCGGGAGTATTAAAGGTTTGGATAGCAATAATAAACTCAGGGAAGGTGCGGGCACTTTCTAGACTATTGGAATTGCGCAGTGCCATGTTCACTAAAAGACTCATATACTGCCGTTGCAATCCCCGACGCAAGCTAGAGATTGGCTCAATCTTAGCTTTAGTATCTAGTTTCCAGATGCTATCTTGAACAGTGTCAAACACTTCTGCCATGGTCAAGGCTTCCCCGGAACTAGTTTTCAGTTGAGCATCCCGCAAACGAGCCAACCGTTCTGATGAGAATAAATCCCCGAGCACCATAGTTTGAACTAACATCACTCGGTCATGAATGGGATAATCTAGGGGGAAAATAGTGGGAAAAGTACCCCAGTGAGTCCAGCGAGATGGGGCTAACTGGTTGAGGAGTTGGGGTGAGAAGTTAAAGGTATCTTCTGCAAACATATACTCCCCGAGCATGGCTAGAGCCTGACGCTGTTTTTCCACAGGGATGGGTTCAAAGGGGAGTGTGCCAGTCTTGCCACCAGTGTAGTTTCGATTAAAGGTTTGTCCCCCAATATAACCAGTAAGGGACATAGCGTTTTCAAAGAAATAGGAGAAGACCGTATCAAAGCGATCGCGTAAATCCCCAGCACTTTCTTCAGGCAGAAGGTAACTGGTGTTCAACCGTTTCCAAATTCCCTTAGCATTCTCCATTTGCCACTGAGAGTAGCGCAATGGATCACCACTAAGGTCCCAAACCTTAGCTTCTGGGTCAATAAAATCGAAAGTATCCTCATCTGTAGCATAGGATAGCCCTATTTCAGACCCTTCAGCCGCTATTTTGCGCAGTGTGCGTAATTCTTGTTGAGGAGTCAGAGCATCAATAGGAGTGTAGCCATACTTAATCACCCACTTATCATAGGGACCAACCACTGTGGAGAAATAATCTCCCTGTTCTATTCCCTCTGGCGCTAGATTAACTGGGACATAATCCATGACTGACGCCACTAGCCCTTGGTTGCGGGTAATCTCAGTATTATTCAATTCCTCTGGACTCAACATGGTGCTGCCCCGGAAATTGTGGCGCAATCCCAGAGTATGCCCCACTTCGTGAGCTGTCAGGTAGCGCAAATACTGCTCGATGAAGGTTTTCATTTCCTCACCACTGGGCAACTCGTGGTTTACCATCGATAGAGACAATGCTCCAAACTTAGCTTGCTGAGCTGATGCCATGGCAAAACAGAACTCATGGTCTGGGACTTGGGTTAGTCCGCTCAGGAATTGCCCAGCTGGTAGGCTCAACTGAGCCGCTTTGCCAGGATTGCTCTTGAGGATTTCCTGCCATTTGAGGTAAGGAACTTTCATGCCATTACTACACAGGGAACCATTCAACGGGAATTGGGATAACCCAGATAATGCCTGGGATTGAGGCTGGGAAGCAATAGCCTGGTATTCCGCTTTGATCCAGCGCACCGCATTAGCATCAATAATCACGTCTGCATCCAAGATTTCCCCAGTCAAGGGGTTTACTCGGGATGGGCCCATAGCGATAATTCCTGGGAATGACGGAAAAGAATTGGACCAGCGAATGGTGTTGTAGCGAATATCAGCCGGGTCCCAGGTGGCATCATCTGGCATTTGCCGCACTTCAATGGCATTATCAAACCCTGCCTCCCGAAACGCTTCATTCCACATTAAAATCCCCGCCCGAATTGCATCTCGGTACTCTAGAGGTACAGTATTTTCAATCCAAAATACAATCGGTTCTTTTGGGGGGGATACAGTAGCAGTAGGGTCTTGTTTTTCTAAATGCCAGCGCCTGATATAACGGATAAAGGGCTGTTTCCGGTTTTGATTGGATAAATTTTGATAAGCACTGATGAAATAGCCTACCCGTTCATCCGCGAGTCGATGACGGTAACCATTGTTAGTCGGTAGTTGAGAAAAGCTATAGCGGACACTAAGATTAAATGCCCGTTGATCTGGGAGACTCCTCAAGGGAAAGAATAAATCTCCTCCACCAGAAAAGCCATAAACCGACTCAATCTCTATATTCAACGGAAATGCTTGAGCGTCACTGACATAGGATTTTTGAGGGTCTACTCCATAACTGCCTCCTAATATCCAAGGAAAAGCCGATGCTAGTCCAGAAAAAGACCCATCGCTGACGAGGAGTGGTGTTAAATCCACCAAGAGAGTCTTTCGTTCTGGATGAATACTGGTAATGGGCAGGGAATATAGCACCGAATCACTGAAGGAACGCTTAACAGAACGCTCTTGGGGGTCACCGGGTTGAGTACGGAAGTAGATATTTGGTATAACTAAATCTATGGTTTTCTGTCGGCGGCGGAATTGGAACAAAAAATCATTAACTGGCCAACCGGTTTGGAGCCCCAACTCCCCAATTCCCGAAGAAAGGGTGACAACACATAGGAAATTTTGATTTAGTTGATCGGGCTCAATTTCTAAATAAATTTTGTCTTTTTCTTTATTGCGGTAGAGGGTGAGTAATCCTGCTAATTCTTCGGCATCTTCTACCACCTTATCAAATGGCTTTAACTTGGAATCACTACTATCTGAATCGGATAACTCCTCTGAGGGTGCCTCTGAGGGGCCTTCAGCAATTTCTGTAGTTTGAACTTGGTTATGGGCTAAGGTTAGCTGGGGCGAGTAAACAATCTTTTGATCCAAATGTTGACCCAAACTCTTGGGGGTTGGATTAGATACAGCTATGGTTTGGAGGTACAACGGGGATAGTACCAAGACGAATGCACACAGACATAATATCAAGAACTTTAGTCTTTTCATCGATTAATCACTAATTTTGTGTTCCCAAAAAAAAATATAAATTATGAATTATTATCGTTACGAATCATTAATGATTAAAACAATAAAATTCAGTTCATAATTACCAAACTTTTCATTTTTACTATTCTAGGGGTTTTTTCCCTTATAATTTACCTTCAATTTTATGACAATTACTCCCTACTTTCCAAGACTAAAGTACCTTAACTAATTGATAGCTGCTAGAGTGACAACTTTTTAGTTGTTAATTAGTTTAATTGTTTTAGCTTCTGATTCGTAAGTCTTACTATCAAGAACCCAGAGCAGAGCGATGGGTTGAGATTTTCTATTTATTGTTAGTCTAAAATGGTGTGGTTTTACTATAGTGGTTTTACATAAACAAATCTATTGACTAACCCTTCAAGCACCCCGAAATTTCCACACCTTGGGTTAGTCTATATCTATTGTTCCTGTACTTTGAGCCTTGGCAGTTCAAAAAAACTGTACAGTAACTTTAAGTCAAGCTATACTTTCAGCAGTCAGCTTTCAGCTATTTACTAGTCAGCCCTTGCAGCTGAAAACTTAAGCTCAGAAGTATAGTTTATTAAAAGTAGTGCCAGCTAAATTACGTAAGCATTTAGTTAATGCGCTACGCGCACGCTGCGCATTAGCTGAATGCTGAATGCTGATAGCTTAAACTTGATTAGCAGCGAAGCTATTGATAACACTAGAGACCAAAGTCAGAACGATGGCTCCGAAAAAAGCTGGCCAGAAACCGTTTACCATAAACGCCGCAGGAGTGAAATAGGATGCCAGGGATAGGGTGATAGCATTAATCACCAACAGAAATAGTCCCATGGATAAAATTGTGATGGGCAAGGTCAGAATCACTAGAATCGGTCTAATGATGGCGTTAACTAAACCAATGACTACTACCGCTACAGCAGCTGCACCAAAACCACTAATGGTAATTCCTGGTACCAGGTAAGCAGTAATCATTAGTGAGATAGCACTTAGCAGCCAAGTCAAAAATATATTAAGCATCGATCTCACAAAAATATCGCTCACTATGATTTTAGCGATTCTGGCGAGATTAGCCTGTAAGCATTCAGGCGTCAGCTATCAGCTATCAGCTATCAGCTATCAGCTATCAGCTATCAGCTATCAGCCATCAGCTTATGTGCTACAGATGGTGCTACTTGAGGTGCCATTGGCGGTAGGCCAAGCTATGGGACAGCTTTTGAATAAAATAAGTTGACCGCTGACCGCTGAGCACTGAGCACTGACCGCTGACCGCTGACCGCACCTCAAGCAGCGTGCGCGAGCGCGCATATGCTTACCTTTGGTATAACTCAAGTGATTATGCATCACAGTATGATTGAGTTGAACGATTCCAGCAATAAATCTTTATGTTTTTCCGGTTACTGGTTACATTCTTATTTGCGTGCTCT includes:
- a CDS encoding zinc-dependent metalloprotease translates to MKRLKFLILCLCAFVLVLSPLYLQTIAVSNPTPKSLGQHLDQKIVYSPQLTLAHNQVQTTEIAEGPSEAPSEELSDSDSSDSKLKPFDKVVEDAEELAGLLTLYRNKEKDKIYLEIEPDQLNQNFLCVVTLSSGIGELGLQTGWPVNDFLFQFRRRQKTIDLVIPNIYFRTQPGDPQERSVKRSFSDSVLYSLPITSIHPERKTLLVDLTPLLVSDGSFSGLASAFPWILGGSYGVDPQKSYVSDAQAFPLNIEIESVYGFSGGGDLFFPLRSLPDQRAFNLSVRYSFSQLPTNNGYRHRLADERVGYFISAYQNLSNQNRKQPFIRYIRRWHLEKQDPTATVSPPKEPIVFWIENTVPLEYRDAIRAGILMWNEAFREAGFDNAIEVRQMPDDATWDPADIRYNTIRWSNSFPSFPGIIAMGPSRVNPLTGEILDADVIIDANAVRWIKAEYQAIASQPQSQALSGLSQFPLNGSLCSNGMKVPYLKWQEILKSNPGKAAQLSLPAGQFLSGLTQVPDHEFCFAMASAQQAKFGALSLSMVNHELPSGEEMKTFIEQYLRYLTAHEVGHTLGLRHNFRGSTMLSPEELNNTEITRNQGLVASVMDYVPVNLAPEGIEQGDYFSTVVGPYDKWVIKYGYTPIDALTPQQELRTLRKIAAEGSEIGLSYATDEDTFDFIDPEAKVWDLSGDPLRYSQWQMENAKGIWKRLNTSYLLPEESAGDLRDRFDTVFSYFFENAMSLTGYIGGQTFNRNYTGGKTGTLPFEPIPVEKQRQALAMLGEYMFAEDTFNFSPQLLNQLAPSRWTHWGTFPTIFPLDYPIHDRVMLVQTMVLGDLFSSERLARLRDAQLKTSSGEALTMAEVFDTVQDSIWKLDTKAKIEPISSLRRGLQRQYMSLLVNMALRNSNSLESARTFPEFIIAIQTFNTPEDARVLARYKLRQLRDAIAKTLNKQGKNLDTASLAHLEGARDRITKVLDAPLQSE
- a CDS encoding phage holin family protein codes for the protein MLNIFLTWLLSAISLMITAYLVPGITISGFGAAAVAVVVIGLVNAIIRPILVILTLPITILSMGLFLLVINAITLSLASYFTPAAFMVNGFWPAFFGAIVLTLVSSVINSFAANQV